In Atribacterota bacterium, the genomic window CGGTGCCCCACCAATCATAATCTTTACCTTATCCCTGATACCAGCCTCGTTGAAAGCTTTGATGTTTTCCCGGATCTGCACCATGGTAGTGGTAAGAAGAGCCGACATGCCCACCAGCTGAGGATCATTTTCCTTAACAGCCTGAATGAACTTTTCAGCTGGTACGTCAATTCCCAAATCAATCACTTCAAAACCTGCTCCTTCCATCATCATGGAAACCAGGTTCTTCCCGATGTCATGGAGGTCCCCCTTCACGGTTCCAATGACCATCTTCGCCATTGGTTTTACTCCAGTCTCTGAAAGTTTTGGCTTTAGAATTTCCATCCCTGCTTTCATAGCTCGAGCCGCAATGAGCACTTCGGGGACGTAGATTTCGTTGTTCTTAAACTTTACCCCCACCTCGTTCATTCCCTTAATGAGTCCACCAGTTAAAACATCTCCCGGAGTCATGCCCTCGTCAAGGGCTCTCTGAACCAACTCAGCTACTGCCTTAGCATTCCCAGCGAAAAGCTCCTGAGCAATCTGTTCCAGTACTTCTGCCATATCGAAACCCTCCCTCTCTATTATTTGAAAATAATATTAGCAAAAAAAAGGAGAAAAATCTATAAAATAGATATATAATTTTAAAAAATTATTAAGTTATGAGAAGGAGGAAAATATGTCAGGAAAGGAGACTTTCGTCAAATGGTGTCAGGTTAAAAATCAAAAAGATGCCCTCAGCCTTTTTATTGGAGGAATTTTGGCTGGCGTGTACATCGGTTTTGCTAGTCAACTCTTCACTCTGGTCACGGCAGTGCCAGTTCTCTCGTTCGGGATGACTCAACTTCTGGGAGGCGTGGCTTTCTCGGTAGGACTGGTCATGGTGGTCTTGGGCAAAGCTGATCTATTCACTGGAAACTGCCTTCTTTTTGCGCAGTGTTTCCATGGGTACCGCTACGTCCAAATAACCCTTTATAACTGGTTGGTTGTATACTTGGGAAATTTTCTGGGCTCTTTCTTTCTTGCTCTACTTTACGCCCACTCCGGTCTTTTTAAAATGGGAGGAGGAGTGCTGGTACAGCGTATAGCAGATATTGCTCAGACTAAAATCAGTCTTACTTTTTCCGAGGCTTTCGTGAGGGGAATACTCTGCAACTGGTTGGTTTGTCTTGCGGTTTTCTTCTGTATCATGGCGGAAAACAACCTAAATCGTATTCTGGCCATTCCTGGCCCAATCACCACGTTTGTAGCCCTCGGTTATGAGCACAGTATTGCCAACATGTACTTTTTCCCTGCAGGAATAATGGCACAAAAATACCTGGGAGAAGCATCACCCATCACCTGGGGTCAAGTCATTTTTACCAACCTTTTCCCAGTCACTCTGGGAAACATAGTAGGAGGAAGTTTCTTCGTAGGATTTCTGTATTGGATTATACTCCGTAATGAGTGATTTCCATCACATTTCTGTGTAAGCAAAGTAACTTTCCTCTTTAATGGAGATCTTTGACAAACCACGAAATGAAGCAAGT contains:
- a CDS encoding formate/nitrite transporter family protein, which encodes MSGKETFVKWCQVKNQKDALSLFIGGILAGVYIGFASQLFTLVTAVPVLSFGMTQLLGGVAFSVGLVMVVLGKADLFTGNCLLFAQCFHGYRYVQITLYNWLVVYLGNFLGSFFLALLYAHSGLFKMGGGVLVQRIADIAQTKISLTFSEAFVRGILCNWLVCLAVFFCIMAENNLNRILAIPGPITTFVALGYEHSIANMYFFPAGIMAQKYLGEASPITWGQVIFTNLFPVTLGNIVGGSFFVGFLYWIILRNE
- a CDS encoding corrinoid protein, coding for MAEVLEQIAQELFAGNAKAVAELVQRALDEGMTPGDVLTGGLIKGMNEVGVKFKNNEIYVPEVLIAARAMKAGMEILKPKLSETGVKPMAKMVIGTVKGDLHDIGKNLVSMMMEGAGFEVIDLGIDVPAEKFIQAVKENDPQLVGMSALLTTTMVQIRENIKAFNEAGIRDKVKIMIGGAPVTQKFADEVGADGYAPDAASAVDKAKELLHFN